The segment AAATCGTCTGAAAGTTGAGAAAGAGTGTATTCCATGCTGATCTTCAGGGTGCAGCAGATGCAGCCGCTTGTGAGTTCTTCAGTTACGATACCTGTGCTTGAGAGCGTGTCACCGTCAAGTCCGATCTCACCTATCTCGTTCACGATTATCGCGATCTTGTGGCCTGTTTCGCTCAGGTGTTTGCCAAGTTTTATCAATGTGGTGGTCTTACCGCTTCCAAGGAAGCCGCCTATGATCATTATTTTCAATTATCTCACCTTTGGTAGAATGATATGTATGGAAAGTTTATTTTAATCTTCTTTTGACTTGGGAGTCTTTACTTGTGAACTACTCCACGCTTACACATGGAGCTTCCTGTTTCATTCCTTGAACTAATATTCACAAGTCTACAGGCCCACCCCGTAGTTCCTACGGTGCTTAAATTCCTATTAAATTTTGTTTGTCAAGAGCAAATTTCTTGACGTTGATAGCGGCATTTATGTCCCTATCGTGATTGGAATTACATTCTGGACAAAACCACTTTCTATCTGCAAGCGTTATGTCCTTTTTGTAATATCCACAGACATTACATACCTTTGTAGATGGTTCAAATTGACCAATGCGTAAAATGGTTTTCCCATACTATTCTGCTTTGTATTCTAATTTTTCCACGAAAGAACTCCACGAAGCATCACCAATATGCTGTGCCAGATTGTGGTTTTTCATCATACCATTGACATTTAATGTTTCCAATGCAATTGCTTGATTCTCGCTTATCAGCTTATATGATAATCTATGCTGGAAATCATGTCTCTGTTTGCTAATTTTCTCATGAAGTTTTGCAACGGTCAGCTTTGCTTTTTGCCTGTTTGCAGAACCTTTTTTCTTCCGGGATAATCTTTTTTGTAAGACCTTCAATCGTTTCATCGATTGTGTAAGATATTTCGGATTCTCGATTTTTTCACCATTTGAAAGAGTGGCGAAATCTTTAATTCCAACATCAACACCAACAGTTGTACTAATGTTAAAAGATTCTTTTACAGGAACTTCTTTCTCATCATTAACAAGAATACTGATATGGTATTTTCCTGTAGATGTTCTTAATACGGTTGCTGTTTTTTCTTTACCTTCATATCTACGATGCAGTTTCGCATTTATCCACCCAATCTTAGGTAATTTAATTTTACCATTATCAAAATCCACTTTATAGAATTGTGGTATAGAAAACGATTGTACAGGATTCTTTTTTGATTTAAATTTAGGAAATCCTTTCTTTTCCCTGAAAAATCTGGTAAAGGCATTATCAAGATGAAGTGTAGCACCTTGCAACGATTGAGAATTAATATCCTTCAACCATTCATGTTCTACTTTTAATTCAGGTAGCATCTTGTTCAATGTAAATCTTGATACTGACTTACCATCCTGTTCATAAGATTTGATTTTCTGTTCTAAAGCCCAATTATAGATGAATCTGCAAGCTCCAATATGCTGTAAGAACTTCCCTTCTTGTTCTTTATTTGGATACAATCTATACTTATGGGCTTTTAGCATACATTATACCCTATAGTAATAGCAGCACATATGATTTGTGTTAATCAAACTGTTGCTATTGTGTTAGTACGCGTTCATCCCTAGCTCACCAAGGGGTCTTATGCTGTTTATGATAAAACTTGCAGGTCTCATCTGGCTGATGTTTGTGGTTTGTTTTGTATGATCTGCTATTTGCCATGTTTCTCCCCAAAAAACAATTCGCTAACATTATAAATGATACTTGCACATACGATAGCTATGAGCGACCTGATCTTTGACGACATTGGAAGTTTTCCACTACCTGAAGGTGTAACAAAGGAGTGGATGGAAAGCGCATTTTCTAAGAGGGACAACGATGAGAAGTTATTCTCTGTCATAGGTTCGGCATTTAGCCAGAAGCTTGATGCAGGTGTTCAGGTTGCCACCTATCCACAGTTCCAGGATATGAACCAGCAGTTCCTGTCCATCATCAATGATCCGGAATGCGTGGAAGAACCTTTCAAGGTCAAAGAGGACAAAGCTCGTATCCTTGAGCTTGATATCTTAGAAGAGGCCGCTGCAGAGTACAGGGATAAGACCGGGGAGAAGCCGGATGTCCGTGTCTGTGTGACCGGTCCGCTTGAACTTTATCTCAAGGAATTCGGGGGAACCCAGTATACCGATATCCTGAACCTGCTGGCAGTAAGTATTGACCGTTTCATTAGTAATTCCATTAAGTCTGCAAAGAACTTCAACATCAGGACGGTCTCCATCGATGAGCCAAGTATTGGTATTAATCCACAGATAATGTTCACAGATGCCGAACTGGTGGAAGCTCTTACCACCGCTACTTCCTATGCAGGCAAGCAGAATATGGATGTGGAGATCCACCTTCACTCACCGCTTCATTATAAGATCCCATGCGATACACCCAACATCAATGTCATAGGTGTGGAATCCGCTGCAAATCCTTCTTATCTCGACCTTATTGACAAAAAGGTGCTTGAAGATACCGATTCTTTCCTGCGAGTGGGTGTTGCAAGGACTGATATCTTCAACCTTGCATCTGTGCTCAATGAGAAGTACAACACCAATGTCTGGAAGGACACACAGTACCTGTCTGAGATAGTGA is part of the Methanococcoides methylutens MM1 genome and harbors:
- a CDS encoding methionine synthase, whose translation is MSDLIFDDIGSFPLPEGVTKEWMESAFSKRDNDEKLFSVIGSAFSQKLDAGVQVATYPQFQDMNQQFLSIINDPECVEEPFKVKEDKARILELDILEEAAAEYRDKTGEKPDVRVCVTGPLELYLKEFGGTQYTDILNLLAVSIDRFISNSIKSAKNFNIRTVSIDEPSIGINPQIMFTDAELVEALTTATSYAGKQNMDVEIHLHSPLHYKIPCDTPNINVIGVESAANPSYLDLIDKKVLEDTDSFLRVGVARTDIFNLASVLNEKYNTNVWKDTQYLSEIVTEMETPDVITKRLEKAYSIFGERIKYVGPDCGLGSWPTQEIAGQLLTNVARGIENFCK